From Cellulosimicrobium cellulans, the proteins below share one genomic window:
- a CDS encoding ABC transporter substrate-binding protein: MAISRRSSITISLVAAAGVLTGCAGGSDPSGGGDDAAPQISFLYSPYADYAPFFLAEDKGYFEEAGVDVELLAKGGTSGETYQLVSTNNVTAGGATWGAGLFNATEAGASLSVIASVSRVPESGPNPAPFVVAADSGITSIEQVAGSRVGIPGDGGFGIYSVAKALEAGGLTLDDVELVNVGPPETGPALVGGSVDAAWSIEPISSSLESEGIASEILPIDYHAGTELGALVFSTEYVDEHPDAVVAFTAAYLRAAAELEAGGWDDPANQEIIARYTELPVETLTSLALTEQDPTGEIDWEDVHAQEQFFRDRGTLEYEGEADVESIFRADLLEQARERAAELGS, translated from the coding sequence ATGGCTATCTCACGCCGCTCGTCGATCACCATCTCGCTCGTCGCGGCGGCGGGGGTCCTCACGGGCTGTGCGGGCGGGAGCGACCCGTCCGGCGGCGGGGACGACGCCGCGCCGCAGATCTCGTTCCTCTACTCCCCCTACGCGGACTACGCGCCGTTCTTCCTCGCGGAGGACAAGGGGTACTTCGAGGAGGCGGGCGTCGACGTCGAGCTCCTCGCCAAGGGCGGGACGTCCGGCGAGACCTACCAGCTCGTCAGCACGAACAACGTCACGGCCGGTGGCGCGACGTGGGGCGCGGGCCTGTTCAACGCCACCGAGGCCGGCGCGTCGCTCTCGGTCATCGCGAGCGTCTCGCGCGTGCCGGAGAGCGGGCCGAACCCGGCCCCGTTCGTCGTCGCGGCCGACTCCGGCATCACGTCGATCGAGCAGGTCGCCGGCAGCCGTGTCGGCATCCCCGGTGACGGCGGCTTCGGCATCTACTCGGTGGCCAAGGCGCTGGAGGCCGGCGGCCTCACGCTCGACGACGTCGAGCTCGTCAACGTCGGCCCGCCGGAGACAGGTCCCGCGCTCGTGGGCGGCTCCGTCGACGCCGCCTGGTCGATCGAGCCCATCTCGTCGTCGCTGGAGAGCGAGGGCATCGCGTCCGAGATCCTCCCGATCGACTACCACGCGGGCACCGAGCTCGGCGCCCTGGTCTTCAGCACCGAGTACGTCGACGAGCACCCCGACGCGGTCGTCGCGTTCACGGCCGCGTACCTGCGCGCCGCAGCGGAGCTCGAGGCGGGCGGCTGGGACGACCCGGCGAACCAGGAGATCATCGCGCGGTACACCGAGCTGCCGGTCGAGACGCTCACGTCGCTCGCGCTCACGGAGCAGGACCCGACGGGCGAGATCGACTGGGAGGACGTGCACGCTCAGGAGCAGTTCTTCCGCGACCGCGGCACGCTCGAGTACGAGGGCGAGGCGGACGTCGAGAGCATCTTCCGCGCCGACCTCCTCGAGCAGGCGCGCGAGCGGGCTGCGGAGCTCGGCTCGTGA
- a CDS encoding Ldh family oxidoreductase, with product MPATPTVRVDAADARARARAALAAHDPADADLAARAVVAGDASGWPEFGLALLVRELRDARERTTTGRAGTAAPSAVVTGATATLDAYDLPGPVALAAAVRRAAGLARGLGVGVVAVRHAGGTGRVGAYVRALAEDGLVGVALAQSPATVAPYGGTAPVVGTNPLAVAVPRAGQGRALVVDAATSSVTLADARRRAREGAPLPDGAALGPDGEPTRDAGAVATLLPAGLLGSLLGLTVEALAGLLTGARGDAVGRGLWVLALDPRAFGAEDLADRADRLGDDWARAGGRVPGARPDAPAFDVDRDVWDALDPATGGTP from the coding sequence GTGCCCGCCACCCCCACCGTGCGCGTCGACGCCGCGGACGCCCGCGCCCGGGCCCGCGCTGCGCTCGCCGCCCACGACCCCGCCGACGCCGACCTCGCGGCCCGCGCCGTCGTCGCGGGGGACGCGTCGGGATGGCCGGAGTTCGGCCTCGCGCTCCTCGTCCGCGAGCTGCGGGACGCGCGCGAGCGCACGACGACGGGGCGGGCCGGGACCGCGGCGCCGTCCGCCGTCGTGACCGGGGCGACCGCGACGCTGGACGCGTACGACCTCCCCGGGCCGGTCGCGCTCGCCGCGGCGGTCCGCCGGGCCGCGGGGCTCGCGCGCGGGCTCGGCGTCGGCGTGGTCGCCGTGCGCCACGCGGGCGGGACGGGGCGCGTCGGCGCGTACGTCCGCGCGCTCGCCGAGGACGGGCTGGTCGGGGTCGCGCTCGCCCAGTCCCCCGCGACCGTCGCCCCGTACGGCGGGACCGCCCCCGTGGTCGGCACGAACCCGCTCGCCGTGGCGGTGCCGCGGGCCGGGCAGGGGCGTGCGCTCGTCGTGGACGCCGCGACGAGCTCCGTCACGCTCGCCGACGCGCGGCGCCGCGCCCGGGAGGGCGCTCCCCTGCCCGACGGCGCGGCGCTCGGTCCCGACGGCGAGCCCACCCGGGACGCGGGCGCCGTCGCCACGCTGCTCCCCGCGGGGCTGCTCGGGTCCCTCCTCGGTCTCACGGTGGAGGCGCTCGCCGGGCTGCTGACGGGGGCGCGCGGCGACGCCGTGGGCCGCGGTCTCTGGGTGCTCGCGCTGGACCCCCGCGCGTTCGGCGCCGAGGACCTCGCCGACCGGGCCGACCGCCTCGGCGACGACTGGGCCCGCGCCGGGGGCCGCGTCCCGGGCGCCCGTCCGGACGCGCCGGCGTTCGACGTCGACCGCGACGTCTGGGACGCGCTGGACCCGGCGACGGGAGGCACGCCGTGA
- a CDS encoding ABC transporter ATP-binding protein, giving the protein MTAVSVEGLWKGFHDRRRDDVLVALQDVSLTIEDNEFVCVLGPSGCGKSTLLRILAGLEEADRGTVTMAARPSVVFQDHGVLPWLTVEQNVEYPLRLRGVRRSARRERVAPLLDMVGLTEFRGFYPHQLSGGMRQRTSVARALADDGATLLMDEPFGALDEQTRVVLQQELLKIWSQTSRSVLFITHSVDEALVLADRVVVMSARPGRILADVRVPFDRPRDILELRRDPRHGEITYELWRLLRDAEAQDAEAHDASGAGERSAAGAREAAA; this is encoded by the coding sequence GTGACGGCCGTCTCCGTCGAGGGCCTCTGGAAGGGATTCCACGACCGTCGCCGCGACGACGTGCTCGTCGCGCTCCAGGACGTGTCGCTCACCATCGAGGACAACGAGTTCGTCTGCGTGCTCGGCCCCTCCGGGTGCGGCAAGAGCACCCTCCTGCGCATCCTCGCGGGCCTGGAGGAGGCCGACCGCGGGACGGTGACCATGGCGGCGCGACCGTCCGTCGTCTTCCAGGACCACGGCGTGCTGCCGTGGCTCACGGTCGAGCAGAACGTCGAGTACCCGCTGCGCCTGCGCGGCGTGCGGCGCTCGGCCCGGCGCGAGCGCGTCGCCCCGCTGCTGGACATGGTGGGCCTCACGGAGTTCCGGGGCTTCTACCCGCACCAGCTCTCGGGCGGCATGCGACAGCGCACGTCGGTCGCGCGGGCGCTGGCCGACGACGGCGCGACCCTCCTCATGGACGAGCCGTTCGGCGCGCTCGACGAGCAGACGCGCGTCGTGCTCCAGCAGGAGCTGCTGAAGATCTGGTCGCAGACCTCGCGGTCGGTGCTCTTCATCACGCACAGCGTCGACGAGGCGCTCGTGCTCGCGGACCGCGTCGTCGTCATGTCGGCCCGGCCCGGCCGCATCCTCGCCGACGTGCGGGTCCCGTTCGACCGCCCGCGCGACATCCTCGAGCTGCGCCGCGACCCCCGCCACGGCGAGATCACGTACGAGCTGTGGCGGCTGCTGCGGGACGCGGAGGCGCAGGACGCCGAGGCGCACGACGCGTCGGGGGCGGGCGAGCGGTCTGCCGCCGGTGCCCGGGAGGCGGCCGCATGA
- a CDS encoding acyl-CoA thioesterase/bile acid-CoA:amino acid N-acyltransferase family protein encodes MTLRLTVSPADDLLDVARRIEVSGAAPRALVTVRATTDRAGTAWSARATYRADRAGTVRLDRDPPMSGDYGRVDGMALLTSQRPDPTPGTEPGRPTTTDVARPLRTRLEAWDESDATRRATADLVQRWTGPGVRRHDVREDGLVGTLFVPPGDGPHPTIVVLNGSGGGINEQRGALYASRGVQALALGYFGVPGLPDHITRTPLEYFETALRHVHGELAPRAGVVVVSGQSRGGELALLLGATYPGLVGAVVAYVPGAHVHGAQGAADPAQGWDSPTWTLGGEPLPHLWQDNPGVTWQPWTGGPPPDRYRDVYVDGLRDREFAAASRVPVERIAGPVACVSGMADGLWPSSMYARQVVETLHAAGHVHETLLLDYPDAGHSIALPHLPVAQGPTRHPVSGIELSAGGTPAGNAFADADSFAQVCAFVERATRVP; translated from the coding sequence GTGACGCTCCGGCTCACCGTCAGCCCCGCCGACGACCTGCTCGACGTCGCCCGCCGCATCGAGGTGAGCGGCGCCGCTCCCCGCGCGCTCGTCACGGTCCGCGCGACGACGGACCGCGCCGGGACCGCGTGGTCCGCCCGCGCGACCTACCGCGCGGACCGGGCCGGCACCGTCCGGCTCGACCGCGACCCGCCGATGTCCGGCGACTACGGGCGCGTCGACGGGATGGCGCTCCTCACGTCGCAGCGGCCCGACCCGACGCCCGGCACGGAGCCCGGCCGGCCGACCACGACCGACGTCGCGCGCCCGCTCCGCACGCGCCTCGAGGCGTGGGACGAGTCCGACGCCACGCGGCGCGCGACGGCCGACCTCGTGCAGCGCTGGACCGGACCCGGGGTGCGACGCCACGACGTCCGCGAGGACGGGCTCGTCGGCACGCTCTTCGTGCCGCCGGGCGACGGCCCGCACCCGACGATCGTCGTGCTCAACGGCTCCGGCGGCGGCATCAACGAGCAGCGGGGCGCGCTCTACGCGTCGCGCGGCGTGCAGGCGCTCGCGCTCGGCTACTTCGGCGTGCCCGGCCTGCCCGACCACATCACCCGCACGCCGCTGGAGTACTTCGAGACCGCGCTGCGCCACGTGCACGGCGAGCTCGCGCCGCGCGCCGGCGTCGTCGTGGTGAGCGGCCAGTCGCGGGGCGGCGAGCTCGCCCTCCTGCTGGGCGCCACCTACCCCGGGCTGGTCGGCGCCGTCGTCGCCTACGTGCCCGGGGCCCACGTGCACGGCGCCCAGGGCGCCGCGGACCCGGCGCAGGGGTGGGACTCCCCCACGTGGACGCTCGGCGGCGAGCCGCTCCCGCACCTGTGGCAGGACAACCCCGGCGTGACGTGGCAGCCGTGGACGGGCGGGCCGCCCCCGGACCGGTACCGCGACGTCTACGTCGACGGCCTGCGCGACCGCGAGTTCGCCGCCGCGTCGCGTGTCCCCGTCGAGCGCATCGCGGGCCCCGTCGCGTGCGTCTCCGGCATGGCCGACGGCCTGTGGCCGTCGAGCATGTACGCACGCCAGGTCGTCGAGACGCTGCACGCCGCGGGCCACGTGCACGAGACGCTGCTGCTCGACTACCCCGACGCGGGCCACTCGATCGCCCTGCCGCACCTCCCCGTCGCGCAGGGCCCGACGCGCCACCCCGTCTCCGGCATCGAGCTGTCGGCCGGCGGGACCCCCGCGGGCAACGCGTTCGCCGACGCCGACTCGTTCGCGCAGGTGTGCGCGTTCGTGGAGCGCGCGACGCGCGTGCCCTGA
- a CDS encoding ABC transporter permease encodes MTTPTDERTPAGRTGSAARGDAPGGPRDADDRTAEITRELTEKLRRKRTGRVVRIVGPFTPLLLLAVWELASRTNVLDARFFPPPSSIAETFAQLVGSGELFEHAGITLTRIAIGFVLGAVPGLVLGIALGSVTTLRTLLGPIFASLLPVPKVAIFPLLLLVFGLGEASKYVIVAIGVFFYVFYNAMGGVLQTPQIYFDVASANGAGRLQRWRTVALPAALPSIFTGLKLAVGGAFVIIAASEFVGSRNGLGYLIWSSWTTFAVAKMYVGIVTISVLGYLSTTLVTVLERRLVPWSRQ; translated from the coding sequence ATGACGACCCCGACCGACGAGCGCACCCCCGCCGGCCGGACCGGTTCCGCCGCGAGGGGCGACGCCCCGGGCGGGCCCCGGGACGCCGACGACCGCACGGCCGAGATCACGCGCGAGCTGACGGAGAAGCTGCGCCGGAAGCGGACGGGCCGCGTCGTGCGGATCGTCGGGCCGTTCACGCCGCTCCTGCTCCTCGCGGTGTGGGAGCTCGCGAGCCGGACCAACGTGCTCGACGCGCGGTTCTTCCCGCCGCCGTCGTCGATCGCCGAGACCTTCGCGCAGCTCGTCGGGAGCGGCGAGCTCTTCGAGCACGCGGGCATCACGCTCACGCGCATCGCGATCGGGTTCGTGCTCGGCGCCGTGCCCGGGCTGGTCCTGGGGATCGCGCTCGGTTCGGTCACGACCCTGCGCACGCTCCTCGGGCCGATCTTCGCGAGCCTGCTTCCCGTGCCCAAGGTCGCGATCTTCCCGCTGCTGCTCCTCGTGTTCGGCCTCGGCGAGGCGAGCAAGTACGTGATCGTCGCGATCGGCGTGTTCTTCTACGTCTTCTACAACGCGATGGGCGGCGTGCTCCAGACGCCGCAGATCTACTTCGACGTGGCGTCCGCCAACGGGGCGGGCCGGCTCCAGCGCTGGCGCACGGTCGCGCTGCCCGCCGCGCTGCCGAGCATCTTCACCGGGCTCAAGCTCGCCGTGGGCGGCGCGTTCGTCATCATCGCGGCCTCGGAGTTCGTCGGGTCGCGCAACGGCCTGGGCTACCTCATCTGGAGCTCCTGGACGACGTTCGCCGTCGCGAAGATGTACGTGGGCATCGTCACCATCTCCGTGCTGGGCTACCTCTCCACGACCCTGGTCACGGTGCTCGAACGACGTCTCGTGCCCTGGTCCCGTCAGTAG
- a CDS encoding SHOCT domain-containing protein, which produces MDGTTMVEVTVLGPVTLPAADLAELGVHRTAECTLLEATVRDQAALYGLLQRLAALGLELVELRTATPGQRADVEVVVRGPVGALVQEMLRDVGRALPGSLTSYRLRDTDLAGLLAVVSGLREPPSGDDPPPTAPPDPPATPGQRASDAMDVRIAQLRELAALRDQGVLTDAELTEQKAHILGT; this is translated from the coding sequence ATGGACGGCACGACGATGGTCGAGGTGACGGTGCTGGGGCCCGTGACGCTCCCTGCCGCCGACCTGGCGGAGCTGGGCGTGCACCGGACCGCGGAGTGCACGCTGCTCGAGGCGACGGTGCGCGACCAGGCCGCGCTCTACGGGTTGCTCCAGCGGCTCGCCGCGCTCGGTCTCGAGCTCGTCGAGCTGCGCACCGCGACGCCGGGGCAGCGGGCCGACGTCGAGGTCGTCGTCCGCGGTCCCGTGGGCGCGCTGGTGCAGGAGATGCTGCGCGACGTCGGCCGCGCCCTCCCCGGGTCGCTCACGTCCTACCGGCTCCGGGACACCGACCTGGCCGGCCTGCTCGCCGTGGTCTCCGGCCTGCGCGAACCCCCCTCCGGCGACGACCCGCCGCCCACCGCTCCCCCGGACCCGCCCGCCACGCCGGGGCAGCGCGCGTCCGACGCGATGGACGTGCGGATCGCGCAGCTGCGCGAGCTGGCCGCGCTGCGCGACCAGGGCGTCCTCACGGACGCCGAGCTCACGGAGCAGAAGGCGCACATCCTGGGGACGTGA
- a CDS encoding DUF1684 domain-containing protein, whose translation MSAVSAEYRQEWERWHRARLDELTSPYGWMSMVSQDWLTGAEPLEVEGVPGTWSVQDDEVVYTPDGSGETVTLDGAPVTAPTPVSTGHKYSLVPAFYGDLRVETIRRTDATGRQIFGVRVRDPREAASKRLDDIETFPLDERWVLPARFTRTAEQASDYPTVERGVFEEQRVIGEVSFTLDGVEYRLAVAGRPDDDTGIERGNAHFTDTTSGTETYGNGRLVQVPDIETDGDTVVDFNRAFSFPCAFTNFVTCPLAPPQNRLPVPVTAGEKKPPLRIDRIQTYAQAS comes from the coding sequence ATGTCCGCAGTGAGCGCCGAGTACCGCCAGGAGTGGGAGCGGTGGCACCGCGCCCGGCTCGACGAGCTGACGAGCCCGTACGGGTGGATGTCCATGGTCAGCCAGGACTGGCTGACGGGCGCCGAGCCGCTCGAGGTCGAGGGCGTGCCCGGCACCTGGTCGGTCCAGGACGACGAGGTCGTGTACACGCCCGACGGCAGCGGGGAGACCGTCACGCTCGACGGCGCACCGGTGACGGCGCCGACGCCCGTGTCGACCGGCCACAAGTACTCCCTCGTGCCCGCGTTCTACGGTGACCTGCGCGTCGAGACGATCCGTCGCACCGACGCGACCGGCCGCCAGATCTTCGGCGTGCGCGTCCGCGACCCGCGCGAGGCGGCCAGCAAGCGCCTCGACGACATCGAGACGTTCCCGCTCGACGAGCGCTGGGTGCTCCCCGCGCGGTTCACGCGGACGGCCGAGCAGGCGTCGGACTACCCGACGGTGGAGCGCGGCGTCTTCGAGGAGCAGCGCGTGATCGGCGAGGTCTCCTTCACCCTCGACGGAGTCGAGTACAGGCTCGCCGTCGCGGGCCGCCCCGACGACGACACCGGCATCGAGCGCGGCAACGCCCACTTCACGGACACGACGAGCGGCACCGAGACCTACGGGAACGGACGGCTCGTGCAGGTCCCGGACATCGAGACCGACGGCGACACGGTGGTCGACTTCAACCGGGCGTTCTCGTTCCCGTGCGCGTTCACCAACTTCGTCACGTGCCCGCTGGCACCGCCGCAGAACCGCCTCCCCGTGCCCGTGACCGCCGGCGAGAAGAAGCCGCCGCTGCGGATCGACCGGATCCAGACGTACGCGCAGGCCTCCTGA
- a CDS encoding GntR family transcriptional regulator codes for MSVVPAADRIYHELRRRIIFTELRPGEEIDVTETASEFGTSRTPVRDALHRLDHDGLVDVRPRALCRVAPVTLKTLVDVLDVREATGPMATRLAAAHASPAEVDELAAIAEGTYPQAQDVQSILSASHLFHCRVAKYSRNPRLHAITELALEDLERAFRLCGRQPLEPGPPLDDHRLLIEALRAGDGERAARLELEHIRRGRSVVMGLAIDSGAFFGDD; via the coding sequence ATGAGCGTCGTCCCGGCCGCGGACCGGATCTACCACGAGCTGCGGCGCCGGATCATCTTCACCGAGCTGCGCCCCGGCGAGGAGATCGACGTCACCGAGACGGCGTCCGAGTTCGGGACGTCGCGCACCCCGGTGCGGGACGCGCTCCACCGCCTCGACCACGACGGTCTCGTGGACGTGCGCCCGCGCGCCCTGTGCCGCGTCGCTCCGGTGACCCTCAAGACGCTCGTCGACGTGCTCGACGTGCGCGAGGCGACGGGACCGATGGCGACGCGCCTCGCGGCCGCCCACGCGAGCCCGGCCGAGGTCGACGAGCTCGCGGCCATCGCCGAGGGCACGTACCCGCAGGCGCAGGACGTGCAGTCGATCCTGTCGGCGTCGCACCTGTTCCACTGCCGGGTCGCGAAGTACTCGCGCAACCCCCGGCTGCACGCGATCACCGAGCTCGCGCTCGAGGACCTGGAGCGGGCGTTCCGGCTCTGCGGGCGCCAGCCCCTGGAGCCCGGGCCTCCACTCGACGACCACCGGCTCCTCATCGAGGCGCTCCGTGCGGGCGACGGCGAGCGCGCCGCCCGGCTCGAGCTCGAGCACATCCGCCGCGGTCGCAGCGTCGTCATGGGCCTCGCGATCGACTCCGGGGCGTTCTTCGGCGACGACTGA
- a CDS encoding SHOCT domain-containing protein — MDGFWDWFWLMVWWFFFIAYLVVLFQIVADLFRDKALSGWWKALWIIALIFVPYLSALIYVIARGRGMAERHAEEDRARRQVMDDYVRATASTGRSPASEIADAKALYDAGTIDADEFARLKARALA, encoded by the coding sequence ATGGACGGCTTCTGGGACTGGTTCTGGCTCATGGTGTGGTGGTTCTTCTTCATCGCGTACCTCGTCGTGCTGTTCCAGATCGTGGCCGACCTGTTCCGCGACAAGGCGCTCAGCGGCTGGTGGAAGGCGCTGTGGATCATCGCCCTGATCTTCGTCCCGTACCTGTCGGCGCTGATCTACGTCATCGCCCGCGGGCGCGGGATGGCCGAGCGGCACGCCGAGGAGGACCGCGCGCGGCGTCAGGTGATGGACGACTACGTCCGGGCGACCGCGAGCACCGGCCGTTCGCCGGCGAGCGAGATCGCGGACGCGAAGGCGCTCTACGACGCCGGGACGATCGACGCGGACGAGTTCGCCCGCCTCAAGGCGCGAGCGCTCGCCTGA